From the genome of Marixanthomonas ophiurae, one region includes:
- a CDS encoding TonB-dependent receptor, protein MKKTLLFLCLLVLSSVAFSQTKITGTVTDQNQVPILGANIIIVGTNTGTVSDYDGNFLLTVNQEPPFTLQVSSVGFQSVTEEVTALDQDLLIVLPEGDKLDEVIISASRTPESVRESPVTIERIDARDIENSSSPNFYTSLENLKGIDVNKGGLTYNSVNARGFAGFANTRFVQLVDGMDNASPALNFVIGNFLGVNELDVQSVEILPGASSALYGANAFNGILFMTTKSPFDDQGISVYYKTGITSQEAAGDNRFYDFGIRAAHKFSDKVAAKASFSYLNGTDWFATDYSQYTLNEPGESDFILPFRSGLAHDGINIYGDEVATDINAVAQSLEAAGLIPPGASALVPSVLVGRTGYQERDITDYEAVNGKADFSLNFRPFNNSNTEIILNSRLGFGNSIYQGASRYQLKNFLLQQHKLEVKGDDFFVRGYATTETAGDSYDMRFTGININRINASEWFGTYVGAYLTGVTTGATPEQAHAGARVFADENVTLQPGTPEFKAAFDKVTSNPDVSVGSKFVDNSKMYVGEGNYNFKTLLNDAMDLQVGGSFRRYSLDSGGTIFTDYDGPIEYDEYGAYVQGIKKFLDDRLKLTGSIRYDKSNRFDPSYSPRVSVVYSAGENKNHNFRASFQTGFRNPDTQSQFIGLNVGRAILVGSAEDNLDRRLPGTNLTGRDAYFDSYSLASVTAFTQSGDPSLLVPVQTPLVEQEKVSAFDVGYRGQLDRIFLDINAYYNIYDGFISSKLVVTPRSGSAFDASGIGDLAIGNFDVFQLYTNSQADVSSYGVVTGLSTKFAENYQVGLSYTYAKFDFDQASDPDFRAAFNTPEHQVKFSFGNPEVFKNFGFNINARWSDEFLWESTIANAIIDSRTVLDAQINYAIPKLKSVIKVGGTNIGGEEYRSAPGAGSIGSQYYISLTINN, encoded by the coding sequence ATGAAAAAAACTTTACTCTTCTTATGTCTACTTGTATTAAGTAGTGTTGCATTTTCACAAACAAAAATTACGGGAACCGTTACCGATCAGAATCAAGTACCTATTTTAGGTGCTAACATTATTATAGTGGGTACCAATACAGGTACTGTTTCAGATTATGACGGTAATTTTTTACTTACGGTCAACCAAGAACCACCCTTCACTCTGCAAGTTAGTAGTGTGGGATTTCAATCGGTAACTGAGGAAGTCACGGCTTTAGATCAAGACTTATTAATTGTATTGCCTGAAGGGGACAAATTGGATGAGGTAATTATTTCAGCTTCCAGAACTCCAGAAAGTGTCCGTGAATCGCCCGTAACCATTGAGCGTATCGATGCTCGCGATATTGAGAATAGTTCGTCTCCAAACTTCTACACTAGTCTTGAAAATTTAAAGGGTATCGATGTTAACAAAGGGGGATTGACTTATAATTCAGTAAACGCGAGGGGCTTTGCTGGTTTTGCCAATACACGCTTTGTTCAACTCGTTGATGGTATGGATAATGCATCACCAGCGTTGAACTTTGTGATTGGAAACTTTCTAGGAGTTAATGAGCTCGATGTGCAAAGTGTTGAAATATTACCTGGAGCATCCTCTGCCTTATATGGTGCTAATGCTTTTAACGGTATTCTTTTTATGACTACCAAAAGCCCATTTGATGATCAAGGCATAAGTGTGTACTATAAGACAGGAATTACTAGTCAAGAAGCGGCTGGTGATAACCGTTTTTACGATTTTGGAATCCGCGCCGCTCATAAGTTTAGCGATAAAGTGGCGGCGAAAGCATCGTTTTCTTATTTAAATGGAACTGATTGGTTTGCGACAGATTATAGCCAATATACCTTGAACGAACCAGGAGAATCCGACTTTATATTACCGTTCCGTTCTGGTTTAGCTCACGATGGAATTAATATTTATGGAGATGAAGTGGCAACCGATATTAATGCCGTAGCGCAATCTTTAGAGGCAGCAGGTCTTATTCCTCCAGGGGCAAGTGCCTTGGTGCCATCTGTATTGGTAGGAAGAACAGGTTATCAGGAAAGAGATATTACAGATTATGAAGCCGTCAATGGAAAGGCAGATTTTTCATTGAACTTTCGACCTTTCAACAATAGTAATACAGAGATTATATTGAATTCAAGACTTGGTTTTGGTAATTCTATCTATCAAGGAGCGAGTCGCTATCAGCTTAAAAACTTCCTGTTACAACAACACAAACTAGAGGTTAAAGGTGATGACTTTTTTGTACGCGGATATGCTACTACTGAAACAGCTGGTGATTCTTATGATATGCGTTTTACAGGAATTAACATAAATCGTATTAATGCCTCAGAATGGTTTGGAACATACGTAGGGGCTTATTTAACCGGAGTTACTACAGGCGCTACACCAGAACAAGCACATGCAGGAGCCCGAGTTTTTGCCGATGAAAATGTAACCCTTCAGCCTGGAACTCCTGAGTTTAAAGCTGCTTTTGATAAAGTAACCTCAAACCCCGATGTAAGTGTAGGGTCTAAATTTGTAGATAATTCAAAAATGTATGTAGGTGAAGGAAATTATAATTTTAAAACGTTGCTCAACGATGCAATGGACCTTCAGGTTGGAGGCTCTTTCAGAAGATATTCTTTAGATTCTGGAGGAACTATTTTTACTGATTACGACGGTCCTATTGAATATGATGAATATGGAGCGTATGTACAAGGAATAAAGAAATTCTTAGACGACAGACTTAAATTAACAGGATCTATTCGGTATGATAAGTCAAATAGATTTGATCCAAGTTATTCTCCAAGAGTTTCTGTGGTGTACTCAGCAGGTGAAAATAAAAACCATAACTTCAGGGCTTCTTTTCAAACAGGATTTAGAAACCCAGATACACAATCCCAATTTATAGGGTTGAATGTTGGGCGTGCCATTCTTGTAGGTTCAGCTGAAGATAACCTAGATCGCCGTCTACCTGGCACCAATTTAACAGGACGGGACGCTTATTTTGATTCGTACTCCTTGGCTTCGGTAACGGCTTTCACTCAATCAGGCGATCCTTCATTGCTGGTTCCGGTACAGACCCCTTTGGTTGAACAGGAAAAAGTTTCGGCTTTTGATGTAGGTTACCGCGGACAATTAGATAGAATATTTTTAGATATAAACGCCTATTACAATATTTATGATGGCTTTATAAGCAGTAAATTGGTTGTAACTCCAAGAAGTGGAAGTGCTTTCGACGCATCTGGTATTGGTGATTTAGCAATAGGGAATTTTGATGTATTTCAATTATATACCAATTCGCAAGCAGATGTATCTTCTTATGGTGTAGTAACAGGATTGTCAACTAAATTCGCTGAAAACTATCAAGTAGGATTGAGTTATACGTATGCAAAATTTGATTTTGATCAAGCTTCCGATCCAGATTTCAGGGCTGCCTTTAATACTCCAGAGCATCAAGTGAAATTTTCTTTTGGAAACCCAGAAGTATTTAAAAACTTCGGGTTTAATATTAATGCCCGATGGAGTGATGAGTTTTTATGGGAATCTACTATTGCAAATGCTATAATAGATTCTAGAACCGTTCTGGATGCGCAGATAAATTATGCTATTCCAAAACTTAAGTCGGTCATTAAAGTTGGTGGAACAAACATTGGCGGTGAGGAATATCGAAGTGCTCCTGGCGCTGGTTCTATAGGGTCGCAATATTATATTTCATTGACTATTAATAATTAA
- a CDS encoding aminotransferase class IV, producing the protein MLQQFDERNRDIKVFIKDKLHHRDEAKVSVFDSSVQGGDAVWEGLRVYPEGVVCLDKHLTRLHESAKTLAFVDIPSKKAIKEAIQKTLDANGMNDEVHIRLTLTRGEKITSGMDPRVNQNGSCLIVLAEWKPLVYDNSSGIKVISTSQRRNAPQFLDSKIHHANLLNNILAKIQANVAGKDAGLMLDERGFVAELNGSNIFMVKEGVIYTPYAHACLPGITRGTVIELCKENNIPIEEADLTLSQLYNADGVFATGTMGELTPIIEIDGRAILDKNELQQKIRSLFKNNIKGYCEKLT; encoded by the coding sequence ATGTTACAACAATTTGACGAACGCAACCGCGATATTAAAGTATTTATAAAGGACAAGCTGCATCATAGAGATGAAGCCAAAGTATCGGTTTTTGACAGCTCGGTACAAGGTGGCGATGCTGTTTGGGAAGGATTGCGGGTGTATCCCGAAGGAGTGGTTTGTTTAGATAAACACCTTACTCGGTTGCACGAGAGTGCAAAAACATTAGCGTTTGTCGATATTCCATCTAAAAAAGCTATAAAAGAAGCCATTCAAAAAACACTCGATGCAAACGGTATGAATGATGAGGTGCACATCCGTTTAACGTTAACACGAGGGGAGAAAATTACCAGTGGTATGGATCCGCGTGTTAATCAAAATGGCTCTTGCTTAATAGTTTTAGCCGAATGGAAACCCTTGGTGTATGATAATAGTAGTGGTATTAAAGTGATAAGTACAAGTCAACGTCGAAATGCCCCGCAGTTTTTAGATAGTAAAATTCATCATGCGAATCTTCTTAATAATATTCTTGCAAAAATACAGGCCAATGTAGCTGGCAAAGACGCTGGGCTTATGTTAGATGAACGTGGTTTTGTAGCCGAGTTAAATGGAAGCAATATTTTTATGGTAAAAGAAGGTGTAATTTATACGCCGTATGCTCACGCTTGCTTGCCAGGTATTACCCGCGGAACTGTTATAGAATTATGTAAGGAAAACAATATACCTATTGAGGAAGCAGATCTTACGCTTTCACAATTGTACAATGCAGACGGTGTTTTTGCCACAGGAACAATGGGAGAACTTACTCCAATTATAGAAATTGATGGCAGAGCTATTCTTGATAAAAATGAATTACAACAAAAAATAAGATCGTTATTTAAAAACAACATAAAGGGATATTGTGAAAAATTAACATAA